One genomic region from Proteus vulgaris encodes:
- the fdhE gene encoding formate dehydrogenase accessory protein FdhE, with the protein MSIRIVPKEQLGKEQSEKGISFIPPVLFPNLKNLYQRRAERFQTLAKDNPFADYLEFAAEIVKAQEKALHDNPLVIDLAPLLAQQAGVAPLDRKTFKRSKHWHALLASIIAELRPVVPESATITLENLSKASETELEEMATALLNDEYSKVSADKSVFIWAALSLYWAQLAANIPGKAKTEYGENRQFCPVCNSMPVASMVQIGTTQGLRYLHCNLCETQWHVVRIKCTNCELTGKLNYWSLDSENAPVKAESCGDCGSYLKILYQEKDANVDAVADDLASIVLDAKMEEEGFARSSINPFLFPNE; encoded by the coding sequence ATGAGTATTCGCATCGTTCCTAAAGAGCAATTAGGTAAAGAGCAATCAGAAAAAGGGATCAGTTTTATTCCACCCGTATTATTCCCTAATCTGAAAAACCTTTATCAACGTCGTGCTGAACGTTTTCAAACACTAGCAAAAGATAATCCTTTCGCAGACTACCTTGAATTTGCAGCAGAAATTGTCAAGGCTCAAGAGAAAGCACTTCATGACAATCCACTTGTCATTGATCTTGCCCCACTCCTTGCACAACAAGCCGGCGTAGCGCCTTTAGATAGAAAAACATTTAAACGCAGTAAACATTGGCACGCTTTATTAGCCTCGATTATTGCTGAATTACGTCCAGTTGTGCCTGAAAGTGCCACTATTACTTTAGAAAACCTCTCTAAAGCTTCTGAAACTGAATTAGAAGAAATGGCAACAGCATTACTTAATGATGAATATTCAAAAGTTTCAGCTGATAAATCTGTCTTTATTTGGGCAGCACTGTCTCTGTACTGGGCACAATTAGCAGCAAATATTCCAGGTAAAGCGAAAACAGAATACGGTGAAAATCGTCAATTCTGCCCAGTTTGTAACAGTATGCCAGTGGCAAGCATGGTACAAATCGGCACAACACAAGGTTTACGCTATTTACACTGTAATTTATGTGAAACACAGTGGCATGTTGTACGCATTAAGTGCACCAACTGTGAATTAACAGGTAAATTAAATTACTGGTCTTTAGACAGCGAAAATGCCCCAGTGAAAGCAGAAAGCTGCGGTGATTGTGGAAGCTATCTGAAAATTTTATATCAAGAAAAAGATGCCAATGTAGATGCTGTTGCTGATGATTTAGCGTCTATTGTTCTTGATGCAAAAATGGAAGAAGAAGGCTTTGCTCGTAGTAGCATTAATCCATTCCTGTTCCCAAATGAATAA
- the selB gene encoding selenocysteine-specific translation elongation factor → MIFATAGHVDHGKTTLIQAITGVDTTHLPEEKKRGMTIDLGYAYWRQDNGTSIGFVDVPGHEKFLSNMLAGVGGISHALLIVACDDGVMAQTIEHISILRLAGCPQVTVILTKADRVTPERIEEVRSQTIDVLANLGWQQPDIFVTSAPSGEGISALRDYLVELHQQEQQHPQWHKRFRLAIDRVFSIKGAGLVVTGTALAGQISVGDTFWLTGADKPVRIRALHAQNQPVERAGAGHRIAINITGDVSKENVSRGDWLLSQAPNYQSHKILVSLIADEPLKHWQPVHIHHGTRHITGRVALLNDANETPQLAELILDEPLWLVDNDRLILRDISAQRTLAAAKVLHLHSPRRGKRQAEFLTWLHQLDSADNVSAHLALCLPKGELSLSQFAWAQQLTESALTQLLETFDLVSVAGVILSKENADNAKQKLLDTLEEYHQQHNDQMGVGRSRLKRMALPTYHDELVYHLIDQLRKEGAISQSRGWLHLPTHGLAFSPEQDALWQNAKAYFEQSEPWWVRDLANEMKNDEKVIRSLLRKAAQLGLIIPIIADRYYTHQAIEKFASIIVKYNESNGSVTAADFRDELSVGRKLAVQILEYFDRTGFTRRKKDLHILRDKGLF, encoded by the coding sequence ATGATTTTTGCGACAGCAGGTCACGTAGACCACGGAAAGACCACTCTTATACAGGCCATTACTGGGGTAGATACTACCCATTTACCTGAAGAGAAAAAACGCGGCATGACCATTGATTTAGGTTATGCCTATTGGCGTCAAGATAATGGCACCTCAATTGGTTTTGTGGATGTTCCCGGCCATGAGAAATTCCTTTCAAATATGCTCGCGGGTGTCGGTGGGATCTCTCATGCACTCTTAATTGTGGCTTGTGACGATGGCGTTATGGCACAAACCATCGAACATATTTCTATTTTACGTCTTGCTGGCTGTCCTCAAGTTACCGTTATTCTCACCAAAGCAGATCGCGTTACACCTGAGCGAATTGAAGAAGTTCGTTCACAAACAATCGACGTATTAGCCAATTTAGGCTGGCAACAACCTGATATTTTTGTCACCTCAGCCCCTTCTGGTGAAGGTATTTCAGCACTTCGTGACTACCTTGTTGAGTTACATCAACAAGAGCAACAACACCCTCAATGGCATAAGCGTTTTCGTTTAGCAATAGACCGTGTTTTTAGCATTAAAGGGGCAGGATTAGTTGTCACAGGTACCGCACTTGCAGGGCAAATTTCTGTTGGCGATACATTTTGGCTAACTGGCGCAGATAAACCAGTAAGAATAAGAGCCTTACATGCACAAAATCAGCCCGTAGAGCGTGCTGGTGCAGGTCATCGTATTGCAATTAACATCACAGGTGATGTCAGTAAAGAAAACGTCTCTCGTGGTGATTGGCTGCTTTCTCAAGCACCTAACTATCAATCTCATAAAATATTAGTCAGTTTAATTGCAGATGAACCTTTAAAGCATTGGCAGCCTGTACATATTCACCACGGTACACGCCATATTACGGGTCGTGTTGCTCTTTTAAATGATGCTAATGAAACACCACAGTTAGCTGAGCTTATTCTTGATGAACCCCTTTGGCTGGTGGATAACGATAGACTTATCTTGCGTGATATCAGTGCTCAACGCACTTTAGCCGCCGCAAAAGTCTTACATTTACACTCGCCACGTAGAGGTAAACGGCAAGCTGAGTTCTTAACTTGGTTACACCAACTTGATAGTGCAGATAACGTTAGTGCCCATTTAGCGTTATGTTTACCAAAAGGTGAGCTCTCTCTAAGTCAGTTTGCTTGGGCTCAGCAATTAACGGAGAGTGCGCTAACTCAGTTATTAGAAACCTTTGATCTAGTTAGCGTTGCAGGCGTTATTCTTTCTAAAGAGAATGCTGATAACGCAAAACAGAAATTACTCGATACCCTTGAGGAATATCACCAACAACATAATGATCAAATGGGTGTGGGTCGTTCTCGTTTAAAACGAATGGCACTACCTACTTATCATGATGAATTGGTCTATCACTTAATTGATCAATTACGTAAAGAAGGTGCTATTAGCCAAAGTCGTGGCTGGCTTCATCTTCCAACTCATGGTCTTGCCTTTTCTCCAGAACAAGATGCGTTATGGCAAAATGCTAAAGCCTACTTTGAGCAATCTGAACCTTGGTGGGTACGTGATCTCGCCAATGAAATGAAAAATGATGAGAAGGTGATCCGCTCATTATTACGTAAAGCAGCGCAATTAGGTTTAATTATTCCGATTATTGCTGATCGCTATTATACACACCAAGCAATAGAAAAATTTGCATCTATCATTGTGAAATATAATGAAAGCAATGGCAGTGTTACCGCCGCAGACTTCCGTGATGAATTATCCGTTGGGCGTAAATTAGCAGTGCAAATTTTAGAATATTTTGATCGCACAGGTTTTACTCGCCGCAAAAAAGATCTTCATATTTTACGAGACAAAGGGTTATTCTAA
- the selA gene encoding L-seryl-tRNA(Sec) selenium transferase — MTNDTRSLYSQLPSIDKLLHQADIQALVASYGQTFIAEHLRKLQEEARIIIRQENELPQWHNHWANELKNRITLQRKSSIKPVFNLTGTVLHTNLGRALMAESAIEAVSQVMRSPATLEYSLDGASRGHRDRAIADLLCELTGAEDACIVNNNAAAVLLMLATVAPNKEVVVSRGELVEIGGAFRIPDVMTQAGCTLKEVGTTNRTHLKDYRNAINENTGLLMKVHTSNYCIQGFTAEVHGDELAALGKEMNLPTAIDLGSGSMTNLAALGLPSEPMPQDYLQQGIDLVTFSGDKLLGGPQAGIILGKKVWIEAIQRHPLKRALRVDKMTLAALGATLRLYQQPEKMAVEIPTLRLLTRTQTEINDMAQRLLPHFQAYYGDNYHITISSCASQIGSGSLPIESLPSAALTFEAKDGKGSQLDALAAHWRNLEKPIIGRITDGRLWLDLRCLEDENALIQALLL; from the coding sequence ATGACAAATGATACGCGCTCACTTTATAGCCAACTGCCGTCTATTGATAAGTTACTGCACCAAGCAGACATTCAAGCCCTTGTGGCTTCTTATGGTCAGACATTTATTGCAGAGCATTTACGAAAGTTACAAGAAGAAGCGCGTATCATTATTCGTCAAGAAAACGAGTTACCACAATGGCACAACCATTGGGCTAATGAATTAAAAAATCGCATTACACTACAACGAAAATCCTCAATTAAACCTGTTTTTAATTTAACAGGTACTGTTTTACACACCAATCTAGGGCGTGCATTAATGGCAGAATCCGCCATTGAAGCCGTTAGCCAAGTTATGCGCTCACCAGCAACCTTAGAGTATTCTCTTGATGGTGCGTCAAGAGGACACCGTGATCGCGCTATCGCTGACTTATTATGTGAATTAACAGGGGCAGAAGATGCCTGTATCGTGAATAACAACGCAGCCGCTGTTTTACTGATGCTAGCAACGGTAGCACCCAATAAAGAGGTTGTTGTTTCTCGCGGTGAATTAGTTGAGATTGGCGGTGCTTTTCGTATCCCCGATGTGATGACACAAGCAGGCTGTACACTCAAAGAAGTCGGAACAACAAACCGAACTCACCTTAAAGATTATCGTAACGCCATTAATGAGAATACGGGTTTGCTAATGAAAGTTCATACTAGCAACTATTGTATTCAAGGCTTTACCGCTGAAGTGCATGGCGACGAACTTGCAGCGCTTGGTAAAGAGATGAACTTACCAACCGCTATCGATTTAGGTAGTGGCTCAATGACTAATTTAGCCGCCTTAGGCTTACCTTCAGAGCCAATGCCACAAGATTATCTGCAACAAGGTATCGACCTTGTTACCTTCTCTGGCGATAAACTATTAGGTGGTCCACAAGCAGGGATAATCCTTGGTAAAAAAGTGTGGATTGAGGCTATTCAGCGCCATCCTTTAAAGCGTGCATTACGTGTTGATAAAATGACATTAGCCGCTTTAGGTGCCACATTACGCCTTTATCAGCAACCTGAAAAAATGGCTGTTGAAATTCCGACATTACGTTTGTTAACTCGGACACAAACAGAAATTAATGATATGGCGCAACGGTTATTGCCTCATTTTCAGGCATATTATGGGGATAACTACCATATCACGATATCCTCATGTGCTTCTCAAATAGGCAGTGGTTCGTTACCTATTGAAAGTTTACCGAGTGCAGCACTTACCTTTGAAGCCAAAGATGGAAAAGGTAGCCAGTTAGATGCGCTAGCTGCGCATTGGCGTAATTTAGAAAAGCCGATTATTGGTCGAATTACTGATGGTCGCCTGTGGCTTGATCTGCGCTGTCTTGAGGATGAAAATGCATTAATACAGGCACTTTTACTATGA
- the fdoI gene encoding formate dehydrogenase cytochrome b556 subunit yields MMKKKGDKILRHTASERINHWLVVIVFLFTAISGLGFFFPSLNWFMNILGTPELSRLLHPFVGSVMAFLFLFMFFRYLKHNFIDKDDLVWAKNIHKVLQNEEAGDIGHYNLGQKGIYWTLSISLILLTVSGVIIWRPYFAEYFSIPVIRIALLVHSLSAILLIITVFVHAYAAFWVKGSIRSMIEGWVTRGWAKKHHPRWYREILEEEKKEAEKQSQK; encoded by the coding sequence ATGATGAAGAAGAAAGGCGATAAAATTCTTCGCCACACCGCTTCTGAGCGTATTAACCATTGGTTAGTAGTGATTGTATTTCTGTTTACTGCTATCAGCGGATTGGGTTTCTTCTTCCCATCTCTGAACTGGTTCATGAATATTTTAGGTACACCAGAACTGTCGCGTCTGTTACACCCATTCGTGGGTAGCGTGATGGCGTTCCTCTTTCTCTTTATGTTCTTCAGATATCTGAAGCACAACTTTATCGATAAAGATGACTTAGTCTGGGCTAAAAATATTCATAAAGTGCTGCAAAATGAAGAAGCTGGCGATATTGGTCACTACAACCTTGGTCAGAAAGGGATCTACTGGACATTAAGTATCAGTCTGATCTTACTGACAGTTAGTGGTGTTATCATTTGGCGTCCTTATTTCGCAGAGTATTTCTCGATCCCAGTAATTAGAATTGCCTTATTAGTTCACTCATTATCAGCAATCTTACTGATAATCACCGTATTTGTTCATGCTTATGCGGCATTCTGGGTGAAAGGTTCAATTCGTAGCATGATTGAAGGCTGGGTAACTCGTGGTTGGGCTAAAAAGCACCACCCTCGTTGGTATCGTGAAATTCTCGAAGAAGAGAAAAAAGAAGCCGAAAAGCAGTCACAGAAATAA